In one window of Phalacrocorax aristotelis chromosome W, bGulAri2.1, whole genome shotgun sequence DNA:
- the PLPP2 gene encoding phospholipid phosphatase 2, translated as MERRKVFVVLDVLCLAVASLPFIILTLVNSPYKRGFYCNDDSIRYPYKVDTITHGLMAGVTITCTVVIISFGEAYLVYTERLYSKSEFNNYVAALYKVVGTFLFGGAISQSLTDLAKYMIGRLRPNFLAVCNPDWSKVNCSIYVQLENVCQGESREVTESRLSFYSGHSSFGMYCMMFLALYVQARLVGKWARLLRPTIQFFLIAFAIYVGYTRVSDYKHHWSDVLAGLLQGALIAVLIVRYVSDFFKHRPPQQRDEKDPEHKPSLPLAVSNPDRNHYSYRGAQ; from the exons ATGGAGCGCAGAAAGGTCTTCGTGGTGCTCGACGTGCTCTGCCTGGCGGTCG CATCTTTGCCCTTCATCATCCTGACACTGGTGAACTCCCCGTACAAGCGGGGCTTCTACTGCAATGACGACTCCATCCGTTACCCCTACAAGGTGGACACCATCACCCATGGCCTCATGGCTGGGGTCACCATCACCTGCACAGTTGTCATT ATCTCATTTGGGGAGGCGTACCTGGTCTACACAGAGCGCCTCTACTCTAAGTCAGAGTTCAACAACTATGTGGCCGCCCTCTACAAGGTGGTGGGGACCTTCCTTTTCGGGGGGGCCATAAGCCAGTCCCTGACTGACCTGGCTAAATACATGATCGGCCGTCTCCGGCCGAACTTCCTGGCTGTCTGCAATCCCGACTGGTCCAAGGTGAACTGCTCCATCTACGTTCAGCTGGAGAACGTCTGTcaaggggagagcagggaggtCACTGAGTCCAG ACTGTCCTTCTATTCTGGGCACTCCTCCTTTGGGATGTACTGCATGATGTTCCTGGCG ctctACGTGCAAGCCCGGCTGGTGGGGAAGTGGGCCCGGCTGCTGCGCCCCACCATCCAGTTCTTCCTCATCGCCTTCGCCATCTACGTGGGCTACACCAGGGTGTCCGACTACAAGCACCACTGGAGCGATGTGCTGGCGGGGCTGCTCCAAGGGGCTCTCATTGCTGTCCTCATT GTCCGCTATGTCTCTGACTTCTTCAAGCACCGTCCCCCGCAGCAGCGTGATGAGAAAGACCCAGAGCACAAGCCCAGCTTGCCACTTGCTGTGAGCAACCCCGACCGCAATCACTACAGCTACCGGGGCGCCCAGTGA